One Edaphobacter flagellatus genomic region harbors:
- a CDS encoding efflux RND transporter periplasmic adaptor subunit has protein sequence MSILRYSLVVASLLFVPLLYAQSTSHVEMAKVESHSLAKTVSLTAELAPYLQTDIEARVPGYVERVLVDRGSIVHRGQLLVQLSAPELSSQTNAAEASLHQAEADASQAEAQAAAAASTYERMAEAAKTPGAVAGNELLQAQKQKEAAAALVNSRKAAVKIASDHLKATRATEGYLRVTAPFDGVITDRLVHPGMMVSSNGLQPLLKLQQISHLRLVVPVPETYVGSIAKGKPVTFHVPAQPGKIFTGTIARIPYALDPNSRTMMVELDVSNKEGILASGMYPSVDWPTSFGDLLFVPITSVVTTTERTFVITSQNGRAHWVDVRKGAISGDQISIRGPLASDQQVVKRATDEIREGTPLK, from the coding sequence TCTCATGTGGAAATGGCTAAAGTGGAGAGCCACTCTCTAGCAAAGACGGTATCACTAACCGCGGAGCTAGCCCCTTATCTACAAACTGACATCGAAGCCAGAGTACCTGGTTACGTTGAACGTGTACTCGTGGATCGTGGAAGCATAGTGCATCGTGGTCAGCTTCTTGTACAGTTAAGTGCTCCAGAGTTAAGTTCGCAAACAAATGCTGCAGAGGCGTCATTACATCAGGCTGAGGCGGACGCAAGTCAGGCAGAAGCTCAAGCTGCTGCTGCGGCGAGCACCTATGAGCGTATGGCGGAAGCTGCGAAGACGCCAGGAGCAGTCGCAGGAAACGAGTTATTGCAAGCGCAAAAGCAGAAGGAAGCTGCGGCTGCTCTGGTTAACAGCAGAAAGGCTGCTGTGAAAATTGCATCGGATCATTTGAAAGCGACCCGTGCTACGGAAGGATATCTTCGGGTGACTGCTCCGTTTGATGGAGTCATCACGGATCGCCTTGTGCACCCGGGAATGATGGTTAGTTCGAACGGATTGCAACCTCTTCTCAAACTACAGCAGATATCGCATCTTCGATTAGTCGTTCCTGTTCCTGAGACTTATGTGGGGTCCATTGCAAAAGGAAAGCCTGTGACCTTTCATGTCCCGGCCCAACCGGGCAAGATATTCACTGGAACAATTGCTCGTATTCCTTATGCTCTCGATCCCAATAGCCGCACCATGATGGTGGAGCTCGATGTCTCAAACAAGGAGGGAATATTGGCGTCTGGTATGTATCCGAGCGTCGATTGGCCTACCTCGTTTGGCGATCTTTTGTTCGTTCCCATTACTAGTGTCGTTACGACCACAGAGCGAACTTTTGTGATCACAAGCCAGAATGGGCGTGCGCACTGGGTAGATGTGCGAAAAGGGGCTATCTCTGGAGACCAGATTTCCATTCGCGGCCCGCTTGCTTCGGATCAACAAGTCGTGAAACGTGCGACGGACGAAATACGTGAAGGCACACCATTAAAATAA